The sequence below is a genomic window from Streptomyces sp. NBC_00289.
AGGCCGACCACACGGCGGGACGGCGCGGGTGGAGTGAGCCCGGAGGCGAACCAGCGGGCGAAGGGGGTGCGGGCGGCGGGCGGCAGGCGAGGCCGACCGCACCGCCGGGCGGCTGGGGGCGAACCAGCGGCAAAGGCGGGGGTGGAGAACGGCCGGCGCGCGGCAGTCAGGGCCGTCCGCGACGACGCAGAGGGAGAGCGGTCGGCGCGCGGCAGTCAGGGCCGACCGGACGCCAGGGCGGCGCGGGCGGCGAACCAGCGCGCGATCGCGCGGGCGGAGCGCGGCCGACGGGCGACAGGCCCGGCCGACCGGACAGCCGGGCGGTGCCCGCGGCGGGCCGGCGGGCGCGGCGGCGGTGGGTCGTCCGGCGACGGCGCGGCGAGGGTAGAGGGGGGAGGTGGGTGGGTCAGCCGGGGAGCAGTCTGCGGGCCGTCAGGGCGAGGCTGATCTCGACGACGTCCGTGGGGCGGGCCAGCGAGCGTCCGGTCAGCTGCTCGCAGCGGCGCAGCCGGTTCAGGACCGTGTTGCGGTGGCAGTAGAGCCGCTCTCCGGCCCGCTGCGCCGAACCGTCGCAGGTCAGCCACATGGCCAGGGTGTCGAGCAACACCTCCCGGTCGGCGGGCTCCAGGGCCAGCAGCGGGCCGAGCACCCGGACGGCGAGGGCATTGCCGAGTTCCGGGCGTGAGACCACCAGGGCCGCGGGCAGGTGCTCCGTGAGCACGACGGTGCCGCCGTCCTCGGGGCAGATGCTCAGCGCCGTGTCCGCGAGCCGGCGCGCGTCGCCCACCGCGGCCAGCCCCTCCACGACGGTGCCGACGCCGATTCGCGTGCCCGCGGCGGGGCCGGCCGGGCCGGACTCCGGCCGCGGCAGGTCACCGTCGCCGACCAGGACGATCCCGTAGTCCACCTCGCCCCCGGTGTGCCAGTGGACGCGGCCGCCGTCCGGCACGGCCGCGGCCCGGGCGCCGGCGCCGCCCGTGGGATGTCCGCCGGCGATCGCGACGACGACGTACCGCCCCTGTTCGGGCAGGTCCAGCACCTCGGCCGCCTCGG
It includes:
- a CDS encoding helix-turn-helix domain-containing protein, with product MHPAVRSRTAIRLEAAPAPQPRTRRVRSLIDADALRVLHRAARVLLDDLPELTDRLLAVLQEQEPAYRTAVENDTVGTWQEVHRSLRHSVTSLLDPRGARDAARRCSWKIGATRAEQGLPLDALLHAFRLGGSLVWQGLVEEISRTAPEDVRLLVHVAADVWNFVDEHCTLVADAYRQVERQLAWRRENRVRLLTAALLDGTSRIVDLTEAAEVLDLPEQGRYVVVAIAGGHPTGGAGARAAAVPDGGRVHWHTGGEVDYGIVLVGDGDLPRPESGPAGPAAGTRIGVGTVVEGLAAVGDARRLADTALSICPEDGGTVVLTEHLPAALVVSRPELGNALAVRVLGPLLALEPADREVLLDTLAMWLTCDGSAQRAGERLYCHRNTVLNRLRRCEQLTGRSLARPTDVVEISLALTARRLLPG